The segment CGGCCCGCGTAGCCACAACGACGCGAGCGCCGCCGCCACGAGCCCCACCGCCGCCTCGTAGAGCTGCGTCGGGTGCACGGGCAGGCTCGGCGCGCCGCGCGGGATCCAGCCGAGCGCCGCGTGATCGAGCGCCGCCGGGCTGTCCACCGGGAATCGCACCCCGAAGAGCCCCGCCGTGGGCTTGCCGTAATCACAACCCGCGAGGAAACAGCCCGTCCGCACGAGCCCGTACGAGATGCCGCAGAGCGGGACGGCCCGATCCAGGAAAGGCAGCGCCTTCGCGCCCCCGCGGCGCAGCACCACCGCCGCCGCGAGCGCCGCCACGAGCAGCCCCCCGTACGCCGCGCGCCCCACGCGGAAGAATGGCTGGATCGATCCTGCCGCGAGGGCCTCCGGCAACATCCGCAGCCATTCGAGGACGTATCCGCCGAGGAGCGCCCCCGCGTACGCCGCGACGAGCGCTCGACCTTCGAGCCCCACGTCGGCGCCGTCGCGCCGCGAGAGCCTCTGCGTGATGGCCGCGCCGATCAGCGCCGCGAGCCCCACCATCACCATGTAATCGGGCGCGAGCCACCCGGGCAGCCCGTGGCGCTCGAGCCAGGCGACGACGAGGCTCCTCATGGCCGCCTCCGTCGCGAGAGGAGGTACAGATACGCGATGGGGAGCGACAACCAGAACGCCGTACCTACCGGCGAGGGCACGGGCGATTGCCCGGGCCGCCGGGCGACGGCGCAATTGCTGCCCTTGCAGTTCTGGTTGCAGTCCTTGCAGTTCTGGTTGCAGTCCGAGCAGTTCTCATTGCACTTCGAGCAATTGTCGTTGCACTTCGAGCAATCCTCGTTGCAGCCGTCGCACGAGCTGCCCGAGCAACCCCCGCAGCTCGACGACGACCCGCTGCTCCCGCCCGACGAGCCCTGCGACAGCGTCCCGTCCGCGAGGCATTGCTCGAGCAGGCTCATGCAATCCGTGCTCGCCAGGAAAGCGAGCGCGTCGTCCCGCGTCACCACGGGCAGCGCCGCGCAGGCCGAGCCGCCCGACTCCACGCACGCCCGCACCCCGTCGATGTTCATGAGCGCGAGCACGCAGAGCGCCGCCGCGTTCGACGCGCCCTGGTTCACCCACGTGCACTCCGCGTTCGCGTCCGCGAACGTCGGATCCGTCACGGCGTGATCACACGACGAGCTCGCCGCGCATCCGCACGTCGTCTGCACCTGGAGCGCGCATTGCTCGACGCTGTCGGGCAGCATGTACGGATTGAAATCGACCGACAGGGGCTTCGACCCCGGGAAACCTACGATCGGGACCACGGCCGGGCTCGGCCCGCTCTCCGCGCCCTCTTCCTCGAGCGCTTCGAGCGCGACGAGCCACGACGCATTCACGTAGAGCTTGTCCTCGAAGGCCCAGGCGCCCATCGGCAGGCCCGTCGTCCGCACGATCTCCTGCGCCTCCGACCGCGCCGCGAGCTCCTTCACCCAGCGCCCCGCGCGCCCTCGGAGCGCCGCCTCTTCGAGCGCCGCCGTCGTGTCCCCCGGGCGCCCGCGCATCTTCGGCGGCCCCTCGCTCGTATCGCCGGGCTCCTTGGCCTCCCGCGGCGCGAGGAACATCTCCGCGCCTTCCTGCTCGATCGCGCCGAGCACGAGCGCGTCCTCGCCCTTCTCCTCGCGCGCCTCGTCCGCGGCGCTCGCGAGCGCGTCGAGCGTCGTGACCTCGGGCGGCGGGATCACGAGCTTCTCGTCCACGGGGACCGGGGCGAGGGCCGACTCCTCCAGCCGCAGCGCCACGTCGCGCCGCGTCTCCTTCGGCAACGACGCCATCACCTCGGGCGCCGCGCGCAGCGCGTCCCGCAGCGGGAGCGCGTCATACGGCGGCGCCTCTTCCCCGCAGCCCGCCGAGAGCAACGCGGCGACCCACAGCGCCCCGCACCTCCCCGAGAACCTCCCCAACCGCACCATGGCCGCCCCCTTCCTGCACCGGGCGATCCACGAATAACAGACCCCTCTCCGGGCGCCAAGCCCCTCCGGCGAGACTCATTCTTGCTCGCCGCCACGCGTCACGCCATTTCGGGCCCCGCGCTCGCTGGAAAGGGTCAGCGCCTCCCCTCGAACGGCGCGCCCGGCTTCGCCGCTCCTTGCGCCGCGGCCTCCGGGCAGGGCCCCCGCGAAACGGCGAGCTTCCATTGCGCCCCTTCACCGATCACGATTCGTTTGTCCTGGAATGCCGGCAGGGCGCGTAGCGCCACGAGGGCGGACTCCGATTCTTTGTTTGGCTTGTGAGACCCGCCCACGGGCGCCTCGACGCACCCGACGAGCCCGTCCGCCGCGTCCAGGTGACGGAGCGCCCCGAGCGCCCGAGGCAAAAACTGCGCGACGTCCTGCGCCTCGGCCACGAGGGGCTCGGCGGGGATCACCACGTCCCGCACCGAGACCTCGGTCTCGAGGCTCCGCGACAGGTGCGCGCCGAGCAGCGCGACGCCGGGCTCGCCGAGCTGCGGCCCCTGGTGGACGACCTCGAACGTGATCGGCGCCCCCGCCGGGAACACGACCCGCACATTGAGGAGCGGCCCCGCGGCCGGCGGCCAGGCGTCGTCGAGCGCGCGCGCCACCTCCTCGCGGGTATCGTCGAGCCGCGGCGTCTTCGGCAGCGTGACCACCGGCACCTTCGACGCCTCGATCCGCGACGTCAACGCGTCGAGCGCGGTCGCGTCCGGCACGGCGATCACCTGCACCTTGGGCACCGTCCCTGCGATGGCCGCGATCCGGCTCGTCAGGTCCTTCTCGAGCTGCGACGCCTCCTCTGCGCGCCCGAGCGTCACGAGCCGGACCGCCACGGCGTCCCGCTCCACCGTCACGCTCGACCGGACCGCGTTCTCCGGCAACGTGCCCAGGATTCGATGAATGCCCGCGCGCACCCGCACCTGCCACGTCACCTGCGCGAGCGCCTCGCGCAGGGGCACGTACACGCCCGCGACGAGCAAGAGCGGCATGAGCACGCGCAACAGCGGGCCGTACTTCAGGCCGAACACGAACCGCAACGCGCGCGCGATCCGCCGGATCAGCCCCTTCTGGTGCCTGTCGAGCTCGATCCGCTCGCTCGTCGACGCGCTCGCCCGGCTGTAGCCCAGGGCCAGGAAGCAGAGGACCGCGAAGAGCAGGATCGCGCAGAAGTTCGCGACGAAGAGCAGCCCGGCGCCGCTCCAGATGGGCTGCGCGCCGGTGCCGACGCCATACCCCACGACGCAGAGCGGCGGCACGAGCGCGATCCCGATCGCCGTGCCCGCCGCCGTCCCCGCGCTGTCCGAGCCGGGCCGGATCGTCGTGTACGCGGCGGCGATCGCGCACAGGGTCGCGATCAAGAGGTCGAGCGCCGTCGGCGCCGTGCGCGCGGCGATCTCCGGCGTCACCTCCTGGAACGGCAGGGCGAGCGTCAGCAGCGCCGCGCTGCCCACGACGACCCCGACGCTCGTGGTCGTCCGGGCGAACGAGCGGAGCACGAGCAGCGGCGAGCCCACCGCGAGCCCCATTCCGAGCTCCACGATCGGCCCCATGAGCGGCGATATCAACATGGCGCCGATGACCACGGCGGTGCTGCCGAGCACGAGCCCGAGCGAGGCGATCCCCATCGCGAGCAGCAGCTTCAGCCAGTAACCCACCGCCTCGCCGGGGCTACGCGCGAGCATCGCGCTCACCGTCGCCTCGCGATCGGCGGGTCCGATGCCGAGCGCGAGCGCGAGCCTGTCCTGCGCCCCGCCGAGCATGTCCAGGAACGACGGCGACTCGACCTCCGCGGTCGTGGGCTCCTGCTTGTCCATCGCGGTTGCGATATCACGCTTCGGCCGTACGTCCACCAAGCAAATGGAGGCGGTTCCCCCGTGAAAACCGCTCGTGGGAGGGTTTGTCGACGCAGGCCCCGCCGCGCGTCAGCGCCGCCGCTCGGCGCGCGCGTGGGCCTCTTCTTCGCGCATCTCCGCCTCGGCCAGCGCCTCCTCCTCGGCCGCGCTCGAACCCACGCGCGCCCCCGTCCCCACGCGCACCCGCGGCCCCGCGAAACGATGCCCCGCCGCGTCGCGCACGTAATACCGGAGCGTCCCGTCGTCGTCGACCTCCAGCGTGACGTGCCCCTCCGGGCGCTTCGCCATCTGCGTGAGCAACGCGTCCGCCTCGGCCTCCGTGAGGTTCACGGCCCGCGCCAGCTCGGCCGGCGTCACCGACCCGGCGTTGCGCTTCGCCACCGCGAAGACCGCCTGCTCGTGCGCGCCTTGCTGACGCTCCTTGCCCGTCTTCCAGAGCATCCGGCCGCCGAGGATGAAGACGAGGCCAAACAGAAGGCTCATCGCGGCGAGGAACCCGCCCACGATCCCCGCCGCCGCCGGGCTCAAGAACGAGAGCAACCCGCCGACCGTGAGCGCGAGCAAGAGCCCCGTGATGAGGACCACCCAGCCGACCACGCTCGCCACGCCGCCGCCGATCTTCGACGGCTGGCCGGCGACGTTGACGGGCGTGTCGTCGAGGAGCGAGCGAGGCGCGCCGCAGGCCGTGCAATACGCGCGAGCTCCTCGCGCGATGGTGGGCGCTTCCTGGCGGCAGTTCGGGCATCTCATCGTTGGTTCCGCAGCTCCTGGCGGCCGAACATAAGGCCCCGATCCACCCGGGGGAAGAGGCGACGAGCGGCCGAGCAGGGCCGCGTCGCTCCTCGCCGTTCAGGGCGAAGGCGGGTGCACGAGGATCCGCTGCGTCTGCTTCCACGACACGAGGTCCGCCGTGCGCGCCGTCGCCGTGACCTCCCAGCGCACCTCGTTGTTCGGCGCGCCAAACGAGGGCGGACCCCGCAGCGGAATGCGGAACATCTCCTGGATCACGGTCACCCGGCCCGGCGGCAGCCGCAGCCTGCCCCGATCCACCAGGCGCCGCTCGCCGTGCAGGGAATGACGGTAATGGCGTGGCTCGTCCGGCTCGCTCGACGGGCGCAACACGACCTCCTGCGCCGAGACCGAGATCACGAGGTCCTTCAGCACCTCCGGCCGCCCCGGCTCGAACGAGACCGAGACCGTGAGCACCTCGCCCGCCCGCACGATCTCCGGCAACACGGCGAGCTCGGGCGGGCCCAGCCGCTCGCGCAAGGTGCGGCGCCGGAGGTGCGCGAAGAGCGCCGAGAGCCCGCCGACGAGCAAAAGCAACGCGAGGATCCGCGTGAACGCCCCCGCGCGCAGGACGAGCAGCGCCACGCTCGCCGCCGCGAGCGACACGCCGACGAGGGGGTGCTCCACGGTCCGCGACTCGTCCCGCTTTTCGAGCGTGGCCTCCGGCAAGGGGCCCGGGTCGTACACGAGCGCGTATTTCGACGGCGCCTTGCGATACCCCGTCGCCGTGAGCGCGCGCGCCTCCTCGGTCCACGGGAGCAAGAGGATCCGCGCCTCGACGCGCTCGCGGGAGGCCCAGCCGAGCTTCGCCTCCACGCGCAGGGTCCAGCTCACCGTGAGGATATGCCCGTGGTAGGTGAGGGGGCCGGACGGCGCGGGGATCTCGAAAGGGACGAGCGTGGGCGCGCCGGGCGAGAGCGCGAGACCCGCGGCGAGCAAGACGGGCGCGCCGCGGCTGGAGAAGGGCTCGCCGCGGCTCTCGACCTCCCAGTCGAGCGAGGCCACGAGCTCGTCGCAGCGGCGGCTCTCCGGACATACGAGCTCCACGCGCCCGGTGATGAGCTCACCGGGCCTGTGGACGGCGTCTTGCCTGTCGAGGTGGATGGAGAGCCGACGCGACACGCGTGGGCCTCGCGCGTGTCAGAAGCGCGCCGAGACGCTGGCGCCGAAGCCGAAGAAGTTCGGGCTGATGAAGCTGCGGAGCGCGACCGTGCCTTCGCTCGGGTCACGCTCGACGAACGTGCCGTTGTTGTCGCGGACGTATTGCAGCCAGAGCAGCGCCGACATGATCGTCGAGAGGTCCCATTTCAGGCTCGCGCGCGCCTGGAAGATGGGCACCGCGCCCTGGTTGACGGGCAGGATGGCGATGTTGCCCTGCTCGCGCACGACGACGGTGCGCGAGATCGGGGCGTTCGACTGGTCCACCGTGGAGGTGGAGAACGTCGACGGGAACTGGAGGCCCGCGCCGAGGCCGACGGTGAGCCGCGGCTTCGGGAGGTAATAATCCGAGGCGAGCGCGAGGAAGAACTCGTTCGCGGTCGCGGCGTCGTTCGGCAGCGACTGGAACGGGATGTAGCTCGGCTGGTTGCGCAGGACGTACGGCAGGTCGCGATAGATGGCCGTGAAGCTGCCGCGCAAGAACCCCGATTTCACGTTGGCCTGGAACGCCGCGGCGCGGGCCTGCTGGAACGTGGTCCCGCCGGCGACGTCGAAATCCTTGACGCGTTGCCAGAGGTTCGTCGCCTCGACCGAGAGCGACCACGTCGTCTTGCCGGGGTTGTAGACCTCCGGCTTGAAGATGATCATCGGCTTGTTCGGGTCGTTCCGATAAAGCGCGAAATCGATCGACTGCGGGACGGGCGTGTTCTTGTCGTGGACGAGGATACGCGTCGAGCCGCCGAGCGTGTAGATGCTCTGCCCCGCCACGTCCGGCAGGTCGAA is part of the Polyangium spumosum genome and harbors:
- a CDS encoding DUF389 domain-containing protein, whose amino-acid sequence is MDKQEPTTAEVESPSFLDMLGGAQDRLALALGIGPADREATVSAMLARSPGEAVGYWLKLLLAMGIASLGLVLGSTAVVIGAMLISPLMGPIVELGMGLAVGSPLLVLRSFARTTTSVGVVVGSAALLTLALPFQEVTPEIAARTAPTALDLLIATLCAIAAAYTTIRPGSDSAGTAAGTAIGIALVPPLCVVGYGVGTGAQPIWSGAGLLFVANFCAILLFAVLCFLALGYSRASASTSERIELDRHQKGLIRRIARALRFVFGLKYGPLLRVLMPLLLVAGVYVPLREALAQVTWQVRVRAGIHRILGTLPENAVRSSVTVERDAVAVRLVTLGRAEEASQLEKDLTSRIAAIAGTVPKVQVIAVPDATALDALTSRIEASKVPVVTLPKTPRLDDTREEVARALDDAWPPAAGPLLNVRVVFPAGAPITFEVVHQGPQLGEPGVALLGAHLSRSLETEVSVRDVVIPAEPLVAEAQDVAQFLPRALGALRHLDAADGLVGCVEAPVGGSHKPNKESESALVALRALPAFQDKRIVIGEGAQWKLAVSRGPCPEAAAQGAAKPGAPFEGRR
- a CDS encoding DUF4215 domain-containing protein, which translates into the protein MVRLGRFSGRCGALWVAALLSAGCGEEAPPYDALPLRDALRAAPEVMASLPKETRRDVALRLEESALAPVPVDEKLVIPPPEVTTLDALASAADEAREEKGEDALVLGAIEQEGAEMFLAPREAKEPGDTSEGPPKMRGRPGDTTAALEEAALRGRAGRWVKELAARSEAQEIVRTTGLPMGAWAFEDKLYVNASWLVALEALEEEGAESGPSPAVVPIVGFPGSKPLSVDFNPYMLPDSVEQCALQVQTTCGCAASSSCDHAVTDPTFADANAECTWVNQGASNAAALCVLALMNIDGVRACVESGGSACAALPVVTRDDALAFLASTDCMSLLEQCLADGTLSQGSSGGSSGSSSSCGGCSGSSCDGCNEDCSKCNDNCSKCNENCSDCNQNCKDCNQNCKGSNCAVARRPGQSPVPSPVGTAFWLSLPIAYLYLLSRRRRP